A genomic stretch from Mycobacterium paraterrae includes:
- a CDS encoding NAD(P)H-dependent glycerol-3-phosphate dehydrogenase: MPTTKAVAVMGSGAWGTALAKLLADAGNEVRLWARRDDVAAEINSTRRNAGYLPGVDLPPGITATTDASQALDGVTTVLLAVPAQTMRANLETWNDHFASGATLISAAKGIELGTLMRMSQVIVDVTGIDTSQVGVISGPNLASEISAGQPAATVIACSDSGRAVAVQRMLNAGYFRPYTNADVIGTEIGGACKNVIALACGMAAGVGLGENTAAAIITRGLAEIMRLGIAVGAKGATLAGLAGVGDLVATCTSPHSRNRSFGESLGQGETLTSAMEARGGHVVEGVTSCESVLALASSYDVEMPLTDAVHRVCHKGLSVDQAVIALLGRSTKPE; the protein is encoded by the coding sequence ATGCCCACCACAAAAGCCGTAGCGGTCATGGGTTCGGGCGCGTGGGGAACGGCGTTGGCCAAGCTGCTCGCGGACGCCGGCAATGAGGTCAGGCTGTGGGCGCGCCGCGACGACGTCGCCGCCGAGATCAACTCCACCCGACGTAACGCCGGCTACCTGCCGGGGGTGGACTTGCCGCCGGGCATCACGGCCACCACCGACGCGAGCCAAGCGTTGGACGGCGTGACGACCGTTCTGTTGGCGGTGCCCGCTCAGACGATGCGAGCCAACCTCGAAACGTGGAATGACCACTTCGCGAGTGGCGCGACGTTGATCAGCGCGGCCAAGGGCATCGAGCTGGGCACGTTGATGCGGATGAGTCAGGTCATTGTCGACGTGACGGGGATCGACACGTCACAGGTCGGCGTGATCTCCGGCCCGAACCTGGCCAGCGAGATTTCGGCCGGCCAGCCCGCCGCCACCGTGATTGCTTGCAGCGACTCCGGCCGGGCCGTGGCGGTGCAGCGGATGCTGAATGCCGGGTACTTCCGGCCGTACACCAACGCCGACGTGATCGGCACCGAAATCGGGGGTGCCTGCAAGAACGTGATCGCGTTGGCCTGCGGGATGGCGGCCGGGGTCGGCCTGGGCGAGAACACCGCTGCAGCGATCATCACTCGCGGGCTCGCCGAGATCATGCGGCTCGGCATCGCGGTCGGCGCCAAAGGCGCGACACTGGCCGGACTGGCCGGGGTCGGCGACCTGGTCGCCACCTGCACATCTCCGCATTCGCGAAACCGCAGCTTCGGCGAAAGCCTCGGCCAGGGTGAGACGTTGACGTCGGCGATGGAGGCACGCGGTGGTCACGTCGTCGAAGGTGTGACGTCATGCGAGTCCGTGCTGGCGCTGGCCTCCAGCTACGACGTCGAAATGCCGCTCACCGACGCGGTCCACCGGGTCTGTCACAAGGGGCTTTCGGTCGATCAAGCGGTAATCGCCCTGCTCGGCCGCAGCACCAAGCCGGAATGA
- the cofC gene encoding 2-phospho-L-lactate guanylyltransferase: MSPSRSDGDVGVIVAVKRLAAAKTRLASMFPAPVRQDIVLGMLVDTLTAAARVSAVHSITVVTPDDVAAAAAVELGAAVIADPTPVGHLDPLNNAITAAERVVSESVANVVVLQGDLPSLQTQELAEAIAAARAHRRSFVADRLGTGTAALFAFGSPLDPRFGLNSFERHKLSGAVELTGGWPGLRCDIDTPDDLAVARRLGLGPATHSAIEGLSHQAG; the protein is encoded by the coding sequence GTGAGCCCCAGCCGATCCGACGGAGACGTCGGCGTGATCGTGGCCGTCAAGCGGCTGGCTGCCGCCAAGACCAGGCTCGCTTCGATGTTCCCTGCGCCGGTCCGACAAGACATCGTGCTCGGAATGCTGGTCGACACGCTCACTGCGGCAGCGAGGGTGAGTGCGGTGCACTCGATCACCGTCGTGACGCCCGACGACGTCGCGGCCGCGGCGGCGGTCGAGCTCGGGGCCGCGGTGATCGCCGACCCGACGCCAGTCGGTCACCTGGATCCGTTGAACAATGCGATCACGGCCGCCGAACGGGTGGTTTCCGAGTCCGTCGCGAATGTTGTTGTCCTGCAGGGCGATTTGCCTTCACTGCAAACGCAGGAGCTGGCCGAAGCGATTGCCGCGGCACGAGCGCACCGGCGTAGTTTCGTGGCAGATCGGCTCGGCACCGGGACCGCGGCGCTATTCGCCTTCGGATCTCCGCTCGACCCTCGGTTCGGCCTCAATTCGTTTGAGCGACATAAGCTTTCGGGCGCTGTCGAACTCACCGGCGGATGGCCGGGACTGCGCTGCGACATCGACACCCCCGACGATCTGGCGGTCGCACGGCGACTTGGGCTGGGACCGGCGACGCACAGTGCGATCGAAGGGCTCTCTCACCAGGCCGGGTAA